The Listeria monocytogenes genome window below encodes:
- the eutA gene encoding ethanolamine ammonia-lyase reactivating factor EutA translates to MTETILSVGIDLGTSTTQLILSELEIQNMASSFTVPRIVISDKRIIFRSEILFTPILADNLIDVEAIRDFVTKEYANAGIKKEEIGMGAVIITGETARKDNASNVLDAMSGFAGDFVVATAGPDLESIIAGKGAGAHTYAKENNTSVVNLDIGGGTTNLSLFDRGELIDTACLDIGGRLIKVDRETRKITYIAPKIQALIEKRGYPVKLGETTSPENLQPVLGEMVELLKNSVGLGAPNDFYETIITNKGLKFLTEIECISFSGGVADCISTGALSDPFRYGDIGLLLGKAIAESSLMTEKKYIESVETIRATVVGAGSHTAEISGSTITYTEKIFPVKNIPILKLAKQEENENMAEVIKDKLNWFKIDNDMERIALAIEGENSPSFQQVTEYAKAICEGMKEPIALGHPLIIITWHDMAKALGQSIFGHLPAGHPLICLDSVKVDNGDYIDIGKPVADGKVLPVVVKTLVFN, encoded by the coding sequence TTGACGGAAACAATTTTAAGTGTAGGGATTGACCTTGGTACGTCGACAACACAACTCATTTTATCCGAGTTAGAAATTCAAAATATGGCATCAAGTTTCACCGTGCCGCGTATTGTCATTTCAGATAAGCGGATTATTTTTAGAAGTGAGATTCTGTTCACACCGATTCTTGCTGATAATTTGATTGACGTGGAGGCAATTCGTGATTTTGTAACGAAAGAATATGCCAATGCAGGAATTAAAAAAGAAGAAATTGGTATGGGGGCAGTTATTATCACAGGTGAAACAGCTCGTAAAGATAACGCCAGCAACGTATTAGATGCAATGAGTGGTTTTGCTGGGGATTTTGTTGTAGCAACAGCAGGGCCTGACTTAGAAAGTATCATTGCTGGGAAAGGAGCAGGTGCCCATACCTATGCCAAAGAGAATAATACCTCTGTAGTGAATCTGGATATTGGCGGCGGAACCACGAACTTATCACTGTTTGATCGCGGGGAACTCATTGATACTGCTTGCTTAGATATTGGTGGTCGGTTAATTAAAGTAGACCGTGAAACAAGAAAAATCACCTATATTGCTCCCAAAATTCAAGCTTTAATAGAAAAACGAGGTTATCCGGTGAAACTTGGTGAAACAACTTCACCAGAAAACTTGCAACCCGTTTTAGGTGAAATGGTGGAGCTGCTTAAGAATAGTGTTGGCCTCGGGGCGCCAAATGATTTTTATGAAACAATCATTACGAATAAAGGATTGAAATTCTTAACGGAGATTGAATGTATCTCTTTTTCCGGAGGCGTTGCAGATTGCATCTCAACTGGTGCGCTAAGTGATCCTTTTAGATATGGAGATATTGGGTTATTGCTAGGAAAAGCGATTGCAGAATCTAGTTTAATGACTGAAAAAAAGTATATCGAATCTGTCGAAACCATACGGGCAACAGTGGTCGGAGCCGGTTCACACACAGCTGAAATTAGCGGTAGTACGATTACTTACACCGAGAAAATCTTCCCAGTAAAAAATATTCCCATTTTGAAACTTGCCAAACAAGAAGAAAATGAAAATATGGCAGAAGTCATCAAGGATAAACTTAACTGGTTCAAAATAGATAACGATATGGAACGTATTGCGCTTGCAATTGAAGGCGAAAATAGCCCAAGTTTCCAGCAAGTAACAGAATATGCGAAAGCCATTTGCGAAGGAATGAAAGAACCAATCGCACTTGGACATCCCTTAATTATCATTACTTGGCACGACATGGCAAAAGCCCTCGGACAAAGCATCTTCGGGCATTTACCAGCCGGTCATCCACTAATTTGCTTGGATAGTGTCAAAGTCGATAATGGTGATTATATTGATATAGGAAAACCAGTTGCTGACGGGAAAGTGCTACCAGTAGTAGTAAAAACCTTAGTCTTTAACTGA
- a CDS encoding sensor histidine kinase has translation MTKTIREMCLRYTDLSEHDIDELIHTAKSLSVSAMYQDVDVFIDVYNKLTSEALVIHHTPPKTTKSLYKNKVVGETALRSNEPGVLRTLETGMNSNDLLAKTQENVLIRQKVYPIRNKQRVIAVLILENDISAEIKAHFEIDNEETAYRDVSTTLSAMSKLTDSITDQLDDAILIFDRNGILQQKNCAADQYYERLGYMEDIQGMHYDNLSLDQMMFDAIMYQIETGKQPIQLKKEVVIAGNYFIMKQIFVKEEDEQECRFILILHDVTDIKVKEAEIVSKSVAIREIHHRVKNNLQSVVSLLRIQGRRSTSVEAQKILNESVSRILAIAATHELLSKQMEDGINLYMVIETVAYNIERCCTDCPKVAVRMDIDKRIYLDSDRTVALALVMNELLQNSYDHAFHPNESGEILLQIKEEKNIIHAEVTDNGHGFNVRKVSEKSLGLSIVKSYIKDKLRGKVTIESNEHGTKTMFDFKYNSIHATKK, from the coding sequence ATGACTAAAACAATTCGAGAAATGTGCTTACGCTATACAGATTTATCGGAGCACGATATTGACGAATTAATTCACACAGCCAAGTCATTAAGTGTTTCAGCCATGTATCAAGATGTGGATGTATTTATTGATGTATACAACAAGCTAACTAGTGAAGCACTTGTCATCCATCATACACCACCAAAAACAACTAAATCACTTTACAAAAACAAAGTAGTCGGAGAAACCGCCCTAAGATCTAATGAACCAGGTGTACTTAGAACATTGGAAACAGGTATGAACTCTAACGATCTACTTGCAAAAACACAAGAAAACGTATTAATTCGCCAAAAAGTTTATCCAATTCGTAATAAACAGCGAGTTATTGCCGTGCTAATTCTAGAAAATGATATTAGCGCCGAAATTAAAGCTCATTTTGAAATTGACAATGAAGAAACGGCTTATCGAGATGTTTCTACCACGCTGTCTGCTATGAGTAAACTAACGGATTCGATTACTGATCAACTAGATGATGCCATTTTGATTTTTGACCGAAACGGGATTTTGCAGCAAAAGAATTGCGCTGCAGATCAGTATTACGAAAGACTTGGTTATATGGAAGACATCCAAGGTATGCATTATGATAATTTATCCCTCGACCAGATGATGTTTGACGCAATCATGTATCAAATTGAAACGGGAAAACAACCAATTCAGCTAAAAAAAGAAGTGGTTATCGCCGGGAATTACTTTATTATGAAGCAGATTTTCGTAAAAGAAGAGGACGAGCAGGAATGCCGTTTTATTCTCATCTTACATGACGTCACGGATATTAAAGTGAAAGAAGCAGAAATTGTTTCTAAATCCGTCGCCATTCGTGAAATTCATCATCGTGTCAAAAATAATTTGCAATCTGTTGTTTCCTTGTTACGAATTCAAGGCAGACGTTCTACAAGTGTGGAGGCACAGAAGATTCTAAATGAAAGTGTCAGCCGAATCCTTGCTATTGCAGCGACACACGAGCTTTTATCGAAGCAAATGGAAGATGGCATTAACCTCTATATGGTTATTGAAACAGTCGCCTACAATATTGAAAGATGTTGTACAGATTGTCCAAAAGTAGCTGTTAGAATGGATATTGATAAACGAATTTATTTGGACAGTGACCGAACTGTGGCGCTGGCGCTTGTCATGAATGAGCTTTTACAAAACTCCTATGATCACGCATTCCATCCAAATGAATCAGGCGAAATTTTACTACAAATAAAAGAAGAGAAAAATATTATTCACGCAGAAGTAACAGACAATGGTCATGGATTCAACGTTCGTAAAGTGTCCGAAAAAAGCTTAGGACTTTCCATTGTTAAGAGTTACATTAAAGATAAACTTCGAGGCAAAGTAACCATTGAATCGAATGAACATGGTACAAAAACAATGTTTGATTTTAAATACAATTCTATCCATGCTACAAAGAAGTAG
- a CDS encoding EutN/CcmL family microcompartment protein, producing the protein MQIGKVTGSLWATRKDEKLNGLKLLLVEICTDETEDVRHSIVAADNAGAGNGDLVLVTTGSAARASTGDNTIPVDACIVGIIDSVERYG; encoded by the coding sequence ATGCAAATTGGAAAAGTTACCGGGAGTTTATGGGCAACAAGAAAAGACGAAAAACTGAATGGTTTAAAACTATTACTAGTAGAGATTTGTACCGATGAAACGGAAGATGTAAGACATTCCATAGTGGCAGCTGATAATGCCGGAGCAGGCAATGGCGATCTTGTGCTCGTTACAACTGGTAGCGCAGCACGAGCATCCACTGGTGACAACACGATCCCAGTCGACGCATGTATCGTCGGCATTATCGACTCGGTAGAACGTTATGGCTGA
- the eutL gene encoding ethanolamine utilization microcompartment protein EutL, translating into MKNDKLPASVLSVKVVSNVDNGLFKQLDLKPHQRSLGIITSDCDDVTYTALDEATKAAEVDVVYAKSMYAGAGNASTKFAGEVIGIIAGPSPAEVKSGLSVAVDFIENGASFVSANEDDSVPYFAHCVSRTGSFLSKEANVAEGEAIAYLIAPPLEAMYALDAALKAADVTIGAFYGPPSETNFGGALLTGSQSACKAACDAFKMAVENVAENPLQY; encoded by the coding sequence ATGAAAAATGATAAATTACCTGCATCCGTTTTAAGTGTCAAAGTTGTATCTAACGTAGACAATGGTCTATTTAAACAACTAGACTTAAAACCGCATCAAAGAAGCCTTGGTATTATTACATCTGATTGTGATGATGTAACTTACACAGCGCTTGACGAAGCAACAAAAGCAGCAGAAGTAGATGTTGTTTATGCGAAAAGTATGTATGCTGGTGCTGGAAATGCATCCACAAAATTCGCTGGTGAAGTTATCGGTATTATTGCCGGACCAAGCCCTGCGGAAGTAAAAAGTGGTCTTTCTGTAGCAGTAGATTTCATCGAAAATGGCGCTAGCTTTGTTAGTGCAAATGAAGATGATAGTGTTCCTTACTTCGCACACTGTGTTTCAAGAACTGGTTCATTCCTTTCAAAAGAAGCGAATGTTGCAGAAGGCGAAGCGATTGCTTACTTAATCGCCCCTCCACTTGAAGCGATGTATGCGTTAGATGCAGCACTAAAAGCAGCAGACGTAACAATTGGAGCTTTCTATGGCCCACCGTCCGAAACAAACTTCGGCGGAGCACTTTTGACTGGTAGCCAATCTGCATGTAAAGCAGCTTGTGACGCTTTCAAAATGGCGGTAGAAAATGTGGCTGAAAATCCACTTCAATATTAA
- a CDS encoding BMC domain-containing protein, whose translation MANANALGMIETKGLVGAVEAADAMVKAANVTLMGKEQVGGGLVTVMVRGDVGAVKAATDAGAAAAERVGELLSVHVIPRPHSEVDAILPKSAE comes from the coding sequence ATGGCAAACGCAAACGCATTAGGTATGATCGAAACTAAAGGTTTAGTAGGAGCAGTAGAAGCAGCAGACGCAATGGTGAAAGCAGCTAACGTAACACTTATGGGTAAAGAACAAGTTGGTGGCGGTCTAGTAACAGTTATGGTTCGCGGCGATGTTGGCGCAGTGAAAGCAGCAACAGATGCAGGCGCAGCAGCAGCAGAACGCGTTGGTGAATTACTATCTGTACACGTAATCCCACGTCCACACAGCGAAGTAGATGCAATTCTACCAAAAAGCGCTGAATAA
- a CDS encoding ethanolamine ammonia-lyase subunit EutB: protein MILKTNLFGHTYQFKSITDVLAKANEEKSGDRLAGVAAESAEERVAAKVVLSKMTLGDLRNNPVVPYETDEVTRIIQDQVNDRIHDSIKNWTVEELREWILDHKTTDADIKRVARGLTSEIIAAVTKLMSNLDLIYGAKKIRVIAHANTTIGLPGTFSARLQPNHPTDDPDGILASLMEGLTYGIGDAVIGLNPVDDSTDSVVRLLNKFEEFRSKWDVPTQTCVLAHVKTQMEAMRRGAPTGLVFQSIAGSEKGNTAFGFDGATIEEARQLALQSGAATGPNVMYFETGQGSELSSDAHFGVDQVTMEARCYGFAKKFDPFLVNTVVGFIGPEYLYDSKQVIRAGLEDHFMGKLTGISMGCDVCYTNHMKADQNDVENLSVLLTAAGCNFIMGIPHGDDVMLNYQTTGYHETATLRELFGLKPIKEFDQWMEKMGFSENGKLTSRAGDASIFLK from the coding sequence ATGATTTTAAAAACGAATTTATTCGGCCATACATACCAGTTCAAATCCATCACTGATGTGTTGGCAAAAGCAAACGAAGAAAAATCAGGCGATCGCTTAGCCGGAGTTGCTGCTGAATCTGCAGAAGAACGTGTAGCTGCAAAAGTGGTGCTTTCTAAAATGACGCTTGGAGATTTACGTAATAATCCGGTTGTCCCATATGAAACAGATGAGGTAACGCGTATTATTCAAGACCAAGTAAATGACCGTATCCATGATTCCATCAAAAACTGGACAGTGGAAGAATTACGGGAATGGATTTTAGACCATAAAACAACAGATGCTGACATTAAACGTGTTGCACGCGGCCTAACATCAGAAATTATTGCTGCTGTTACAAAACTAATGTCCAATCTAGATTTAATTTATGGCGCGAAAAAAATCCGTGTAATCGCACATGCGAATACAACAATCGGTCTTCCTGGAACTTTCTCCGCTAGACTACAACCAAACCATCCAACTGATGATCCTGATGGTATCCTTGCTTCATTAATGGAAGGATTAACTTACGGGATTGGGGATGCGGTAATCGGACTTAACCCAGTAGATGATTCTACTGATAGCGTTGTTCGTTTACTTAATAAATTTGAAGAATTCCGCAGCAAATGGGATGTGCCAACACAAACTTGTGTACTTGCACACGTGAAGACTCAAATGGAAGCAATGCGTCGCGGCGCTCCAACTGGTCTTGTATTCCAATCTATCGCAGGTTCTGAAAAAGGTAATACAGCTTTCGGTTTTGACGGAGCAACTATTGAAGAAGCTAGACAATTAGCCCTTCAAAGCGGTGCTGCAACTGGACCAAACGTTATGTATTTTGAAACAGGACAAGGTTCTGAACTTTCTTCTGACGCTCATTTCGGCGTAGACCAAGTAACAATGGAAGCTCGTTGTTATGGATTCGCGAAGAAATTTGATCCATTCCTAGTAAATACAGTAGTTGGATTTATCGGACCCGAGTACTTATATGATTCCAAACAAGTAATTCGCGCTGGCCTTGAAGATCACTTCATGGGTAAATTAACTGGTATCTCTATGGGCTGTGACGTTTGTTACACAAACCATATGAAAGCCGATCAAAACGACGTAGAAAACTTGTCAGTACTTCTAACTGCAGCAGGATGTAACTTTATCATGGGTATTCCTCATGGTGATGACGTTATGCTTAACTACCAAACAACTGGTTATCACGAAACAGCCACTTTACGTGAATTATTTGGCCTAAAACCAATTAAAGAATTTGATCAGTGGATGGAAAAAATGGGATTCAGCGAAAATGGTAAATTAACTAGCCGTGCTGGAGATGCATCTATTTTCCTAAAATAA
- a CDS encoding TIGR02536 family ethanolamine utilization protein, whose protein sequence is MSMELDALIKAVTEEVMRRLQLPEKKMIIMGQDSEHTLRQCYQKEYQVSLYDRSERACDILLLEELDIAELARISLFAPMNKKEQFITDHLLAGRPTWMMKSGIKAHAYKRSAKYGIRQLFQEYEEKLSRFGVEFIESPVKETKESKVITEQDVEKLTKNKSEFILPKGSFLTPLAKDYLQENRISIKES, encoded by the coding sequence ATGAGTATGGAACTAGATGCACTCATAAAAGCTGTCACCGAGGAAGTCATGAGACGATTGCAACTTCCAGAGAAAAAAATGATTATCATGGGACAAGATTCAGAACACACTCTCAGACAGTGTTATCAAAAAGAATATCAAGTTTCGCTTTATGATCGTTCTGAACGTGCATGCGACATTTTACTACTGGAAGAATTGGATATCGCTGAATTAGCTCGAATAAGTTTATTTGCACCGATGAATAAAAAAGAACAATTTATTACAGATCACCTTTTAGCAGGACGGCCAACTTGGATGATGAAGAGTGGCATCAAAGCGCATGCTTACAAACGTTCCGCTAAATATGGTATCAGACAACTTTTTCAAGAATATGAGGAGAAACTGAGCCGATTTGGTGTCGAATTTATCGAAAGTCCGGTAAAAGAGACCAAAGAAAGTAAAGTTATCACCGAACAGGATGTTGAAAAACTTACTAAAAACAAAAGCGAATTCATTTTGCCTAAAGGAAGTTTCTTAACACCACTTGCAAAAGATTACTTACAGGAAAATCGAATTAGCATTAAAGAAAGTTAG
- the eutD gene encoding ethanolamine utilization phosphate acetyltransferase EutD, which translates to MNNELITSLIEEVTRRALLETGVEIEASGRHVHLDRETVDALFGPGYELTHFRDLSQPGQYVCKERISIVGPKSVIHNVVILGPIRKKTQVEISSTDGTALGIKAPVRESGDIAGTPGILLLSAKNSVQLSEGLIVAKRHIHMTPADAEKQQVSQSEIVQVKINGDRPLIFDDVVVRISPDFATYMHIDYDEANACGFKKGIRGQIIKKTKAK; encoded by the coding sequence ATGAATAATGAGTTAATAACAAGCCTTATTGAAGAAGTCACTCGCCGTGCGTTACTTGAAACTGGCGTAGAAATAGAAGCATCTGGCCGCCACGTTCATTTAGATCGTGAAACTGTTGATGCACTATTTGGACCTGGGTATGAACTTACTCATTTCCGTGACCTATCTCAACCAGGTCAATATGTTTGTAAAGAAAGAATTAGCATCGTTGGACCAAAAAGCGTTATTCATAACGTGGTAATTTTAGGCCCAATCCGTAAAAAAACACAAGTAGAAATAAGCTCCACAGATGGCACGGCGCTGGGCATTAAAGCACCGGTTCGTGAAAGTGGAGACATAGCAGGGACACCAGGAATTTTACTATTATCCGCAAAAAACAGTGTTCAATTATCAGAAGGACTTATTGTTGCAAAACGCCATATTCATATGACGCCTGCTGATGCAGAAAAACAACAAGTATCCCAAAGTGAAATTGTTCAAGTGAAAATTAACGGTGACAGACCACTAATTTTTGATGATGTTGTTGTTCGGATTAGCCCTGATTTTGCTACATATATGCACATTGATTATGACGAAGCCAACGCATGTGGTTTTAAAAAGGGAATTCGAGGTCAAATAATCAAGAAAACAAAGGCTAAATGA
- the eutC gene encoding ethanolamine ammonia-lyase subunit EutC → MNEQELKQMIEGILTEMSGGKTTDTVAAAPTKSVVETVVTEGSIPDITEVDIKKQLLVPEPADREGYLKMKQMTPARLGLWRAGPRYKTETILRFRADHAVAQDSVFSYVSEDLVKEMNFIPVNTKCQDKDEYLTRPDLGREFDNEMIEVIRANTTKNAKLQIVVGDGLSSAAIEANIKDILPSIKQGLKMYNLDFDNIIFVKHCRVPSMDQIGEITGAEVVCLLVGERPGLVTAESMSAYIAYKPTIGMPEARRTVISNIHSGGTPPVEAGAYIAELIHNMLEKKCSGIDLK, encoded by the coding sequence ATGAACGAACAAGAATTAAAACAAATGATTGAAGGCATTTTAACAGAAATGTCCGGTGGTAAAACAACCGATACAGTAGCAGCTGCGCCAACTAAATCTGTAGTTGAAACAGTTGTAACAGAAGGTAGCATCCCGGATATTACTGAAGTAGATATCAAAAAACAATTACTAGTACCAGAACCAGCTGATCGTGAAGGTTATTTGAAAATGAAACAAATGACACCGGCTCGACTTGGTTTATGGCGTGCTGGTCCACGTTACAAAACAGAAACCATTCTTCGTTTCCGTGCGGACCATGCCGTAGCACAAGATTCCGTTTTCTCTTACGTTTCTGAGGATTTAGTCAAAGAAATGAACTTCATCCCAGTTAACACTAAATGTCAAGATAAAGATGAATACTTAACTCGCCCAGACTTAGGTCGTGAATTTGATAACGAAATGATAGAAGTGATTCGTGCGAATACAACGAAAAACGCTAAACTACAAATCGTTGTTGGTGATGGACTTAGCTCAGCGGCAATTGAAGCTAACATCAAAGATATCTTGCCATCCATTAAACAAGGTTTGAAAATGTATAACTTAGATTTTGATAACATTATTTTCGTTAAACATTGTCGTGTACCTTCTATGGATCAAATCGGTGAAATCACTGGGGCTGAAGTAGTTTGCTTACTTGTAGGTGAACGTCCAGGCCTAGTCACTGCTGAATCCATGAGTGCCTATATTGCATACAAACCAACAATTGGTATGCCAGAAGCTCGTCGTACGGTGATTTCTAACATCCATAGCGGCGGAACTCCACCAGTGGAAGCAGGCGCATACATTGCTGAATTAATTCACAATATGCTTGAGAAAAAATGTTCTGGTATTGATTTAAAATAA
- a CDS encoding cobalamin adenosyltransferase translates to MAILTEDELRKAYLHTDLKTTKKLDIKKGTIITPSAKSFLSEKKIDLHYIDEIAETKVVVEPVKKETTTRAKFQTIYGGALDEKPEHMTHLRGNLLVFKDHPQIAFRGKLDTLEAEILETQCSVAAEFKDLAEDLQEVLTFVRNIVRSEVLNEQIESVHLLGMDEKELRERSHNPKKYYQMTHFMPDYTMGNAVIRLNKIRTMVRETELAAFLAFKEADYSIKRPDIIQALNRLSSLFWILMFRVRTGEYKK, encoded by the coding sequence TTGGCTATTTTGACAGAAGATGAGTTACGAAAAGCCTATTTACACACCGATTTAAAAACAACGAAAAAACTAGATATAAAAAAAGGAACAATTATCACACCTTCAGCGAAGAGTTTCTTATCTGAAAAGAAAATTGACCTTCATTATATTGATGAAATTGCAGAAACAAAAGTAGTAGTGGAGCCAGTGAAAAAAGAAACTACTACTAGAGCAAAGTTCCAAACGATTTATGGTGGAGCATTAGATGAGAAGCCTGAACATATGACGCATTTGCGTGGTAACCTGCTTGTGTTTAAAGACCATCCACAAATCGCTTTCCGCGGAAAATTAGATACACTGGAAGCTGAAATTCTGGAAACCCAATGTTCCGTTGCAGCTGAGTTTAAAGATCTGGCGGAAGATTTACAAGAAGTCCTCACCTTTGTAAGAAATATTGTACGATCGGAAGTTTTAAACGAGCAAATCGAATCAGTTCATTTGCTTGGAATGGATGAAAAAGAACTGCGGGAACGTAGTCATAATCCGAAAAAATACTATCAAATGACACATTTTATGCCTGATTATACGATGGGTAATGCGGTCATTCGATTAAACAAAATAAGAACGATGGTCCGCGAAACGGAATTAGCTGCCTTTTTAGCATTTAAGGAAGCCGATTATTCCATTAAACGACCAGACATCATTCAAGCGCTTAACCGATTGTCTAGTTTATTCTGGATACTGATGTTCCGCGTGAGAACAGGTGAATATAAAAAGTAA
- a CDS encoding BMC domain-containing protein — protein sequence MPNEALGLIEVTGFLGAVVAADTCLKAANVELIQCEVISGGLTTVELTGDVGAVNAAIEAGKVATEDLGCLVSSHVIARMSEDTKALFVPQEEVKPQPKEVKQEEPKEVIQQVVEVKTNTKSTEKKLRAMKVIDLRKLAYTLDNVPIPKSKIKYANKDKLVHALKDIYGRSEN from the coding sequence ATGCCAAATGAAGCGCTTGGTTTAATTGAAGTCACAGGTTTTCTTGGTGCTGTTGTTGCTGCTGATACTTGTTTAAAAGCAGCAAATGTCGAACTGATTCAATGTGAAGTCATTAGCGGCGGTTTAACAACGGTTGAATTAACTGGTGATGTAGGTGCAGTAAATGCAGCTATTGAAGCAGGGAAAGTTGCAACAGAAGACTTAGGTTGTTTAGTATCAAGCCATGTTATTGCAAGAATGAGCGAAGATACAAAGGCACTTTTTGTTCCTCAAGAAGAAGTTAAACCACAACCAAAAGAAGTCAAACAAGAAGAACCAAAAGAAGTTATTCAACAAGTCGTAGAAGTGAAAACAAACACGAAAAGTACAGAGAAAAAACTTCGCGCAATGAAAGTTATTGATCTAAGGAAACTTGCTTACACATTAGATAATGTGCCTATTCCAAAGAGCAAGATTAAATATGCGAACAAGGATAAACTTGTTCACGCACTAAAAGACATTTATGGAAGGAGTGAAAACTAG
- a CDS encoding acetaldehyde dehydrogenase (acetylating): MALEDRDLRSIQEVRNLIDSANKAQKELAAMSQQQIDTIVKAIADAGYGAREKLAKMAHEETGFGIWQDKVIKNVFASKHVYNYIKDMKTIGMLKEDNEKKVMEVAVPLGVVAGLIPSTNPTSTVIYKTLISIKAGNSIVFSPHPNALKAILETVRIISEAAEKAGCPKGAISCMTVPTIQGTDQLMKHKDTAVILATGGSAMVKAAYSSGTPAIGVGPGNGPAFIERSANIPRAVKHILDSKTFDNGTICASEQSVVVERVNKEAVIAEFRKQGAHFLSDAEAVQLGKFILRPNGSMNPAIVGKSVQHIANLAGLTVPADARVLIAEETKVGAKIPYSREKLAPILAFYTAETWQEACELSMDILYHEGAGHTLIIHSEDKEIIREFALKKPVSRLLVNTPGALGGIGATTNLVPALTLGCGAVGGSSSSDNIGPENLFNIRRIATGVLELEDIRKEENQATSELPVDADALIQSLVEKVLAELK; this comes from the coding sequence GTGGCACTAGAAGATAGAGATTTACGCTCAATCCAAGAAGTTCGTAACCTCATTGACTCAGCTAACAAAGCACAAAAAGAACTTGCTGCAATGAGCCAACAACAAATTGATACAATTGTAAAAGCAATAGCTGATGCCGGTTATGGTGCTCGCGAAAAACTTGCGAAAATGGCCCATGAAGAAACTGGTTTCGGAATTTGGCAAGACAAAGTAATCAAAAACGTCTTTGCGTCGAAACATGTTTACAATTACATCAAAGATATGAAAACCATTGGTATGTTAAAAGAAGATAACGAAAAGAAAGTAATGGAGGTTGCAGTTCCACTTGGCGTAGTAGCAGGATTAATTCCTTCTACCAACCCTACATCCACTGTTATTTACAAAACACTTATTTCCATTAAAGCCGGAAATAGTATCGTATTTTCTCCACATCCAAACGCACTAAAAGCGATTCTTGAAACAGTAAGAATTATTAGTGAAGCAGCAGAAAAAGCTGGGTGTCCAAAAGGCGCTATCAGCTGTATGACTGTTCCAACCATCCAAGGAACAGATCAACTGATGAAACACAAAGATACAGCAGTTATCCTTGCAACAGGTGGTTCTGCAATGGTAAAAGCGGCTTATTCATCTGGTACTCCAGCAATTGGAGTTGGCCCAGGTAATGGCCCAGCATTTATCGAACGTAGTGCTAACATTCCTCGCGCAGTGAAACATATTCTTGATTCCAAAACATTCGATAACGGAACAATTTGCGCATCTGAGCAATCTGTCGTTGTTGAACGTGTGAATAAAGAAGCTGTCATTGCTGAATTTAGAAAACAAGGGGCACACTTCTTATCAGATGCAGAAGCTGTTCAACTTGGTAAATTCATCTTACGTCCAAATGGTTCGATGAATCCAGCAATCGTAGGTAAAAGCGTGCAACATATCGCTAACCTTGCTGGTCTAACTGTTCCAGCTGACGCAAGAGTACTTATCGCTGAAGAAACAAAAGTTGGCGCTAAAATCCCTTATTCAAGAGAAAAATTAGCTCCAATCTTGGCTTTCTATACAGCCGAAACTTGGCAAGAAGCTTGCGAACTTAGCATGGATATTCTTTATCATGAAGGAGCTGGACATACTTTAATCATCCACTCTGAAGATAAAGAAATCATCCGCGAATTCGCGCTGAAAAAACCAGTTTCCCGTCTCTTAGTTAATACACCAGGAGCACTTGGTGGAATTGGCGCAACAACCAATCTTGTACCTGCTTTAACACTTGGTTGTGGGGCAGTTGGAGGAAGTTCATCATCTGATAATATCGGACCTGAAAATCTTTTCAACATTCGTCGCATCGCTACTGGCGTTTTAGAGTTAGAAGATATTCGTAAAGAAGAAAACCAAGCAACATCTGAACTTCCGGTTGATGCAGACGCACTCATCCAAAGTTTAGTCGAAAAAGTTTTAGCAGAATTAAAATAA